The nucleotide sequence GCATTGGGCCCCCGAGCACCTCTCCCCATCCAGCCTCCCAGCAGTGTTCTGCTGGTTAGAGACCCAGGAACAGCCTGGGCAACAGAAGAACAAGGTCAGGGTTGTTATAGGGTGATGTGTCATCCCTCCAGCCCCTTGTCTGGGTTGGGGTTCAGCCTGGTCTTCCTGACCCCTTGACCATCAGGTTGCCCTACCCCAAGTCTCTGTCCACCGCCAGTCAGAAGTAGGGGGCTTATCAGTAACCCCCTCCCTGGATGGTTCCATTGATCTCTGAGAGACACCCTCCGATTCCTACTTCTGCTCAATGAGAATAGCCAGGGTTTCAGGAGTCATTAGGGTCAAGGGTCACTGAGTCTGGATAACAGGGGTCATGAGTCACTGGGGTCAACCCAGACGCTCCTGTAACTTGCCCTGGCTCCACAGATGTGGATGGCAATGACCTCTTGTCCTACTGGCCAGCCCTGGGGGAATGTGAGGCTGCTCCCTGTGCTCTGCAGACCTGGGGCTCTGAAAGGCGCCTGGGGCTGGACACCAGCAAGGATGCAGCCAATAACAATCAGCCTGACCTGGCCCTGACCAGTGGAGATGAAACTTCCCTGGGCCGGGCCCAGCACCAGAGGAAAGGTATGATCCCTGACCTTGGTCTGCACTTGAGGGACCCTGGGGACTGTCCATTTCAGTCTCCTAATCCCAAACTGCTTCACAGGCATCCTGAGAGCTCCTCTTGCTCTAATCTGGGGAGTTTCTGCTCCTCGACCCTGCTTCATGATCCCTGGAGACTGCCCCTGTCCTGACCCAGGGGATTACTGCCTCCTCGCTCTGACCCCTGTCCTGCTGCCTCTTTGGAATTCCTAGgagctgcctctgcccctccccaaggGATTTCTGCCCCCAATCCTGTGTCAGGGATCCCAGAGGCTGTATATCCCTAGACTCAGGGAGTTCCTGCCCCCCCCATACACACCCTGTCCCCTATTTGTCTGTCTCACAGGCATCCTGAAAAACCGATTGCAGTACCCACTGATGCCACAGACCCGAGGTCCCCCTGAATTGTCCTGGTGCCGTGCAGCCACCTTGGGCCATTGCGCTGTGCCGGCTGCCTCCTATGGTCGCATCTATGCCGGAGGGGGCACAGGTAGCCTTTCACAACCAGCAAGCCGCTACTCCTCTCGAGAACAGCTGGACCTGCTCCTCCGGCGGCAGATGAGCCGTGAGCGACTGGAGGAAGCCCCTGCCCCCACTCTGCGTCCCCTGAGTCGGCCAGGTTCCCAGGAATGCCTGGATGCTGTGCCAGGCCGCCTGGAGCCCAGAGATCGGGGCAGCACCCTGCCACGGAGGCAGCCACCTAGGGACTACCCTAGCTCCATGGCTGGCCGCTTCAGATCACGGGATGCACTGGACTTAGGGGCACCCTGCGAGTGGTTGAGCACATTGCCCCTGCCCCACAGTGCCCAGGACCTTGACCCacagcccccacctctgcccctgtcTCCCCAGCGGCAACTCTCAAGGGACCCCCTCTTGCCATCCCGGCCCCTGGACTCTCTATCCAGGAGATCGAACTCAGGGGAGCGGCTAGACCACGGGCCTAGCCGGCACCCCTCACGAGAAGGCCTTGGGCCACCCCCGCAGCTGCTCAGAGTTAGGGAGGACCCAGCCAGTGGCCCTAGCCACGGCCCCTCCACAGAGCAGTTGGACATTCTCTCCTCTATCCTCGcctctttcaactcctcggctctctcctcctctgtgcagTCCTCAAGCACACCCTCGGGCCCTCACACCACTGCCACGCCTTCTGCCACTGCCTCGGCACTTGGGCCCTCCACGCCACGCTCTGCCACATCCCACAGCATCTCGGAGCTGTCGCCGGACTCAGAGTAAGCAGAGTCCACCCACCAACTCACACCCTCGTCAGCTTAGGGCAACCTCCTGTGTTCTGCCACAGAATGGGCTGGGGGTTGGCAGACAGTGTGGGTTACCCCAGGCTCAGCACAGCCAAGGGGCCACAGGCTGAGGGCAGAAATCCAGCACGGAATGGGGACATGATTAACAGGGACTTGGGAGCTATAGGATTGAGGCCAGCCACCCTCCCTTGCACCTCTGGGGCTAAGGAGGAGAGATAGATGCCTTCCAAAGGGTTTGAGTTAGTGGAGGGGGGCAGGACAGGAGCCAAGGCCTAGAAGTGGGAGGTAACCTGATACGTAGAAGGgacaggggagaaaggaggagtcTTTACTTGGGGGCTTTGCTTAGGGAGTAGTATGGGATAATGAGGGGCCAGAAACAGTGCCAAGATATGGGCACTTTATATGCTGGGCTGAAGAGTTAACTTTGAGGGTaaatcattcatttgttgatttatTCAGTCAATATTAAGTTCCTCCTGCCTGCGGGCACTGTGGGGTGGGGCATACAAGAATGGAGTTGGGACCTGGGACATCTCAGGTGCCTCTGGGGCATCTGCAGGGTAGGGGATGGCAGCTGGGTACACAGGTGTcagagagagtgaggaggaacCAGGAGCTGCCAGGCTTTGGAAGCCAGAAGGAGAGTTGAGTTTTAAGAGGGAGGAACAGCTAGGTCAGGCTCTGTGGAGGTCTGTAGGGTGAGAAAAGGCTTTAGGGGGAAGAGGACTCCAGGAGTGGGGCAGGAGATCAACAGAACCTGAGCAGAGTCAGCAGAGGAGATAGGACCAGAGATTTTGGGGCCTGGTGCCCAGGACTCTGGAAGGATGCTgggggtggagaagagagggagctgTGTGCATCACCTGGGTCCTCCTGCAGCCTGGCCTTGGGGTCTGGTTGTTGAGAGGGCTGGGGGACAGAAAAGGGGTTTAGGCTCTGGAGAtacacttgacctctctgagcctcagtttctttgtctgcaAAATGTGTCTGTAGTAACAAATTTTTTGAGATGTGCAGCTTTTGAGACAAAATTTGTCAAGTGCTTTAACATAGTGTCTATAGTAGGTGCTTGCTAAGTGCTTAGAGAAAAGACATAGGTGGCTGGCCAAGGGGCCTTGCTGATGAATCTGGGGGTCCAGAATGGGTGAAGGGCTCTGAGAATCCCAGAATAGGCATAagggggctggagactgaggcaaaggggatgggggcagggaggggagcggTGGGGAGGTGGGCCAGGCCAGGTCCCATCCCACGGGGGAGTCCAGAGCCACCTGACTCAGAGTCCTCTCAGCAACCACCTTTCATCTCCACATTCAACTCTGCAGAGTTCCCAGAAGTGAGGGTCGCTCCTGAGGGGCCGAGGAGGAACAGCGAGGGCGATGGAGGCCTTGGGCCAATGGAAGAGACGCCAGGAGTCAGGAGCCGATCCTGAGGCAGCCTCCTACCCAGCCCTTGCCCCCAGCTCTCCCTGTTGCTGCAGTGCTGAGGCTCCACACTTAcctgtgagcatgtgtgtgacACATGCACAGAGCAAGGGAACTGAAGGGAGGACTTTTATACGTTTTGTACCTTTGTAACCAGAGAGATATGCTTATgttatttttcagcttttctgtGTCCCAGGGTTCTGCggctgggctgggggggggggtgtaggGGGAAAGAGGTGCAGAGTTTGACCCCATTTGGGTCCCTGGCAAACCATATACTCTTTCTTCTCATCTTACTGGAGTGGATTCAGACAGGAGGGGCAAATGCTCCCCAACCAGGTTGATCTGAATATTGTCAGGGCCCAAAGTGCAGAATTGATCTTTGCTTTTTCTTGGATGCCCCAAGGGCCAAACTTCTGGGACTGGGGGTTGGTCTTGGAAACAGGGGTCCTCTGACCCCTTCACAGGGCCTTGCTCATGCCGACCTCCTCGtggatgtgtgtgtttattatgtGGAGTCCCTGCCACTTACTGCCTTATGACCTAGGATTGATGCTGTGGGGCGCTGGTGGAGCAGCAGATGTCATGTTTACAGAGCAAGGCTTCCCTTTCTCCCATGGGGAGGGTTTCAGGCCTCTATTCAGACATTCCTGCGGAGGGTAGACCGAGGGGTCATttgccagcccctgcccctgctgtGAGCAAAAGTTGTCTGTGGTGCCATTTGATTTCCTGTTGCTGCCCCCTTTAGAATTTATTCTGAAgggtggagtgggaggaggagcaaAGGGAGCAGAAACAGGAACTGAAGACTCAGAATGTAGGTGCCACTGCCTCCCATGTTTACAGGAACTCCCTGGCCCTTGGCACCTGGGCTGCAGGAAGTGACTCAGTACCACCCTCCTTTATTCCTTTCTACGGGGAAAGATGACTGTTAGGACCTTGTTCACAAAACTCTCACTTTTATTACTTTGTCTTATGTCCAGAACTGGGGACTTGTaaattttgttactttgtttACAGAtcaagatttaaaacatttttaaactttgtttacaaCTTAAAACTTTGAACTTTTACACTTTGTTTACAGTTgagaatgtttttttttctttgtttacaagCAAAAAGTAGAGAAAGTGGGAGAGGGGCTTGGAGGACCCACCTGTGAGGACCCTGGGCCTGGCCATCTTGAGGGGTTTCTAACCCCTTGTTATCCCAGGTCAAAGGTCAGCCCCGAGTCCCCTCTtgaacagcagagccagaaggccTTGAGAGTAGGCAAGCTCTTACCACTGGGAACAGTGGCTGTGCAGGGTTGTGGGGGGGATCTGTACAgacacacccctcccccccacataCTCTTGGGAGGCAGTTTCCAAGGAGATTGAAAGTTCTACTTTACTGACTGGTGCCAAATCCCGCCAGCCAGGATCCCAGCTCTCCTTACCCGGAATGACCCCCACCCTTGAAGGGTTGAGGGGCCCACTGCGGGGAGAAAGGGTTGTCCTTGCTATGTCCTAGGTTCTGTAGATGCCCCTCTCTGGGggtccccacctccagcccagtGGCCCCTTTTCCTGTCTGTGTAAATTGTTCCGTGAAGCCGCGCTGTTTTGGGAATAAACTTCTATAGAAAATGGTTATTGCCTCTTTCTGTTTGCGGGTAGAAGGGTGGAGTAGGAGGGTGGCTATGAATGATTCAGGCCAGGCTGACCTTTGGGGGAAATCTGAGCACTGCCCCCACAAGAATATTCAGCTATTTTTAGCCCATTTCATTGGAGATTTGGACCAGGTTCCCATCTCTTTCATCTTGAATTCTGGCCAGTGACCTTGTGATTGAGGCCTGAAGTATGAGCAGAGGTGCTGAGAGTCAGGTCTCAAGGGAAACCCCCCTCCCTGTCAAGGCAGCAGCATGATGATTTCCTAAGTCTTCAGGGCCTGCAGCCCAACCTGGCGTTTGCTGCCACCAGGGGTCAAACCATCTCTAGGAACTGCCCTTGCTAAACTCCTCAGCTCATTGACAGCACTGACCCCTGCGACCTCTAGGACTTGGAGCTGGTAGGGACGCTGTATTCCTCTGTGGCTCAGGCGGAAAACTTCAGGCATGATGTCCGGGCTGTGCTATACGCAGGGGATAGGAAACTCCCAGCCTTACTTCAGATCTGGGTGTTCAGAGTTGAAGGGAAGCTGGGGCACCTTTGGTCTCAGAGACATGCCTGGTCTCAGGGAAAAAGGCTTAGGGTGGCGCCCTCAGTGGGAGGCATGAGAGGCCATGGATACCCGACGGAGAACCAAGGCTCTGGTCGCTAGCGGCGCCCCCAAGCATCCTGCCCGCTTGGGGTTTTCCCCTCTCCATCCCGCGGGGACCCTCCACAAGAAGCCAGGACACGCTATCAGCCCTGTCCCACTCAGGGCCCTGGGGCCGCGGCTATGGCCAGCCCAGCGCGGGTCTTTAGTCCCAGTTCTGCAGTTCCACCCGGCTCAGGGAGGAGGGCTAGGCGAGCCACGAGGGGGAGCAGGAGCCAGGCCGCAGGGGAGGAAGGGGTTAAATCTTCCTCCTCCAGGCTCTCCCCGCCCATAGAGCGCCTCTTTGGCCCCAACCAAGCACGCTGATTGGCCCAAGCCCTCCCCGTCCTGCCGGGGATTGGCCTGTGGGAGCGCGCCGGAGGccttgcccctttcccagctcgGCCTTTCGGCCCGTAGCAGCCTCTTGCTGGAGCTGTGGTAGCAGCCGCCACCTGGCAGCCCTCAAGCCATGGAGCCGTCGGAAGCTTCGGGGTGAGTGCGGGGCGCGGCCTGGGTTTCCCGTGTCCGCGTCCACGTGCGTGTCCGCGAGGCGCCGGCAGCCTCCTGGCCCCCGCGCAGGCGCCCGGCTTGGGTTGGCTCGGAAGGGGTACCGCCAAGTCTGGAGCCGGCGTACGCTGCCTACAACGCCTCGGTTTACCGCTTTTCCGCTTTTCTGCGGGCGGCTGCCCAACTGCAGCGAGGGATGGGGGCGGGAGCCGGCTGTGCCAAAGGCCGGTCGAGCCTCGCTGGAAAGCTAGCCGGGGGCCGTAGGGAGGCGGCTCCGTGCGGAGGAGCCGCGGCCCAGGAGGTGCGCCGGTGGGGCGCGTTGGGGCCGGGAGGTCGCTGCAAGATAGTCCATAGCCGGGGCCTGAGGCCGGCCGCTGTACCACTCCTACGGGAATGAGCGCTTCGGCCCTTCTGGCAGCTGTGCCCTCCCAGCGGGAGGGGCCAAGGACCCAAGCCCCGCCCTCCAAGCACGCGTCCTGCTGGTGGGGGGTTGGGAGGGCGGTGGAGGGAGCCCTTTAAGAACACCTGAGTAACTCACGGAGGAGGGGCGAGGGGGCTCAAAGATCTCTGTGGGACACGTCAAAGTCTTTAAGGTTCTTCTTTGCACCcattccactccctcctccaACCGGGACACCCAGGCCCTTCGCTGGTGAGTTCCCGGCCCTCGGCCCTGGCCCTCGGGTGGGATCCTTCCCCTAGGTCAGAGCTTCTCACAGATCAGAACTTTCCTGACAGGCGAAAGCTTTCCCGGCAGGGGAGAGCTTCCCTTCAGGTAAGATCCTCCCTCTGAGATCTATTCCCAGGTGAGAGCCTCCCCAGGTCAGAGCTTCCCGTAGGTGAGAGTACCCTCCAGATCAGAACTTTCCTGGTGGGTGAAAGCTTGCCCCCAGGTAAGAGCTCCCTCTCTAAGAGCTCCCATTCCCAGGTGAGATCTATTTCCAGGACAGCTTCCTCCCAGGTCTCCTATTCCCTAGCGAGAGCTTTCCCCCTCTTCAGGTGGGAGCCTCTGGGCAGATCAGAGATTCTCCCCAGGACAGAACTTACCTGGCTGGTGAAAAATTTTGAATCAGGTGAGAGCTTCCCCCTAGCTGAGATCTATTCCCAGCTGAGATCTTCCCCCATTTCAGGTGGGAGCTTCCCTTTCCAGGTGGAAGCCTCTCCTTCCAGGTGAGTCCCCTTTCTCTCCAGGTGAGAGCCATCCCCTGGCTTTCCCAGATTAGGCCTGAGATTGTCTACAACTTGGACCCTggggctggaggcccaggggcaATATTAGCCCCACCTCTCTCCTTCTTAGAGGGGAGGGTCTCATCTGAAGAGGGCCTTGCCTGAAGAACTGGACCCCTAGTTTGCTGGATCCCTTCCTTGCGTGTGCTCTCAGCCAGCCAGCAGTGGGCTCATGGGGCAGCTGGATAAGGACTCAGAGACTGGACGGGGATTGGCTGGGGGAGAgcaaggggctgggaggggcagtcaGCCTGGGACCTGGATTGGTAGAACCCTCAGGGCTGGGTAGTGTGGACTGTGCTCATCCTGCTGCCTCTTCGTGGGGGACTTTGTCCCAGCAAGCGGTTTCCACTAGCCAAAGTTCAGGCACTgccctgggtgtgggcatggagCCAGCTGGGGGCTGGACCTACCTAGATCTCGGGGACTAGATATCAGTCAGGTGGTGACTCTCTAGTCTCAGGTGGATGTGTGGGGGAGGTTGGGCCAGGGGTGCCCTGACGGTGTCTCTGGTCTTGCCACCCCAGACAGAGGGATACACAAGCACTGCTGTCCACAACACAAGAAATGGAGCTGAGGAGGCGAGACTACCACGTGGAGCGGCCACTGCTGAACCAGAAacagctggaggagctggggcgCTGGAGCTCAGTGACTGGGACCCACCAGTGGCGAACCTGGTTGCAGTAAGGCTGAGGGTTGGGGCCTAGGGGCACTGGCAGGACCTAGGTAGCCTCTATCCCTGATACCTACCCTTGTGTCCTCAGGTGCTCCCATGCTCGGGCCCGAGCACTTCTGCTCCAATACCTCCCTGTTTTGGCTTGGCTACCCCGGTATCCTGTGCGTGACTGGCTCCTGGGTGACCTGTTGTCTGGCCTAAGTGTGGCCATTATGCAGCTACCACAGGGTAAGCCACCTGTCATCTGGAGGCTGTACCCTCAACCATTGCCTGGTGACCTCGACCCTTTAAGGCCCTAGCCTAGAAGCCCTGTGATCTGTGGCTGCCCCCAAACCTGAAGTCATGACCCCTGCCTCTGCAACTGTGGCCTATGACCTAGGGCTGGGATTCCCTCATCCTTTCAAGGCCCTGGCCCCTTAGCCTACATTGCCACCATTCTACCTCCAGGCCTAGCCTATGCCCTCCTGGCTGGACTGCCCCCAGTGTTTGGCCTCTACAGCTCCTTCTACCCTGTCTTTATCTACTTCCTGTTTGGCACTTCCCGGCACATCTCTGTGGGTGAGTGGAGCCAGGCCCAGCCTTGCTGGAGGATGCCCACCTCCCTCATGGAGGACAGATTGAGGGCGGGCTGAGCAGAACAAGGGAACTTAGGGAAGAGAGCAGCATTGGTGCTGGGCTGCTGGAAGACTGGCCCAAGGGTCATTCCCATGCAGGAGTAGGCCTCTGACCATGGGACCACGCAGTCAGGTGACCTAGAGGCCCTGGCTCCGGGCGGATGTTGGGGGCTCAGAACTTGGCACAGGCCTGATAACCTTTGGCGGGCTGTGCCCCCTCCTCATTCCACCTTTCACAAGGGGAGCGGTTCTGAGCCAGTGGGCATAGGTGGGCAGGGTAGATGTGCGGGGCCCACATTTCTAGTCACCCTCAAGAGCCCTTGAGCTCAGGGTTCATACGTGACTGTCAGCACTGCCACTATTTGCACAGCATAGTCTGAGGATATTTGTCTAGAACTGGATGTCTGTCTTCTCCCTTAAGACCAGGGCTCCAGGGCAGGACAGTGTCCTCTCCCGTTCAGACCTGCCCTGACCTGTCCCTATAGGCACTTTTGCTGTCATGTCTGTGATGGTGGGCAGTGTGACAGAATCCCTGGCCCCAGATGAGGACTTCCTTCAGGACTTGAACTCCACAGTCAATGAGACGGCCAGAGATGCTGCCCGGGTGCAGCTGGCCTCCGCACTCAGTGTCCTAGTTGGCCTTTTCCAGGTACAGAGCAGTCAGGAGTACTGTCCCCCTACTACCTGCCCCACTGCTGAACCCATCCCCCCAACCCCCGTCTGCCAGTTCCTCTGAGTGTCTGACCAtcaccatcctcctcctcatcactcTGGCTGTTGACTCATCCCTCTCTGATCTTACCTGCCCTGGGCTATGCCCCAGCCACCCCTAGGACCCCCACCTCCCCTGATTGCCCCTGGCCACCCCACAGGTGGGGCTTGGCCTGGTCCACTTCGGCTTCGTGGTCACCTACCTGTCAGAACCTCTGGTCCATGGCTATACCACAGCTGCATCTGTGCAGGTTTTCATCTCGCAGCTCAAGTATGTGTTTGGCCTCCAATTGAGCAGCCGCTCTGGGCCACTGTCCATCATCTATGTGAGTGAAGGTGGGATGAGGGACAGGTGGGTGTGCCCATGAGCTTGAGTGCTGGCTGTGACCCTGTCTCCCCTCAGACACTGCTAGAAGTCTGCTGGAAGCTGCCCCAGAGCGTGGTTGGCACCATGGTCACCGCACTTGTGGCAGGGGTAGTGCTTGTGGTGGTGAAGCTACTGAATGACAAGCTGCAACAACATCTGCCCCTGCCGATCCCCGGGGAACTGCTCACGGTTCGGATTCTggggggggcaggggacaggggagAAGGGCAAGTGGGGATATATTCCTGCCATACGGGCATCCCCCAGGCATTTAAAGACTAGCTGGCATGAGCACTGGTGAGAGTTCCTGGGGACTGGGCGGACCACAGCGGAAAGCTCCCGAGTTAATATCTTCCTGCCCCTGAGAGACAGCATCTCTCTTTTCCCAAAATGGTGGCGTCTGTCTCATCCTGTTGCTAGCTTGTCCCTCTGAAGGTTTTGCTTCAAGTCTCCCCCTTCACCCCCAAAGAGGTTTCTCCATCCCCCTTGACAGTGGTGCCAGCACCTCCCTCCTCTGactctgtcctctcctcccagctcatCGGGGCCACAGGCATCTCCTACGGCGTGGGCCTGAAGCACAGATTTGGGGTGGATGTCGTGGGTGACATCCCTGCAGGGTGAGCTCTGGCCCCTGTCAGGTCAGGGAGCTTGGGTGGCCAGGGTCAGCACCTTCCTTTGGCCTCACAGATGCCCCTCACAGGCTGATACCCCCAGTGGCCCCCAACTCCCAGCTGTTCGCAAAACTTGTGGGAAATGCCTTCGCCATCGCTGTGGTTGGGTTCGCCATTGCCATCTCGCTGGGGAAGATCTTCGCACTGAGGCATGGCTACAGGGTGGACAGCAACCAGGTCTGGAGGACGGGATGCGGGACAGTTAGCAGGCAGTGGAGGAGGTCTGAGGGGGATGGAGTATCAGGTGGGACACAAGGAAACAGCAAACAGATGTGGTGGGCCATGTGGGGGACTGAGGATGGGGGAGCAGGACACAGGACAACAGCCAAGTCCTTGAGGGCTATGCAGTGGGGGTGAAGGTTGGGGATGCCTAGGCCTAGACACAGTTGCTTGGCGAGTGACCAGGCTCTGCCACTGAAGTCTCCTCACAcctgctctcccctccaccaGGAGCTGGTGGCCCTTGGCCTCAGTAACCTTATTGGGGGCGTCTTCCAGTGCTTCCCTGTGAGTTGCTCTATGTCTCGGAGCCTGGTACAAGAGAGCACAGGGGGCAACACACAGGTGGGCTCAGGTGTGGGCGCGGGTGTgcttctgtgtgtgcatgtgctgcTTTGCCTGGGTtgtcccaccctcctccccttgctctccccctgctccctccctactctccccccacccccctgctctccccccaccccctactcTCTTGCCCCAACCCTACTCTTCGCCTCTACTCTCCCCACACTCCCCCTACTCTCCCCTACTTTCCTCCCAACCcttactctcccctccccctcctctcctctcttcccccacctctactctcccccaacccctactctccacccccacccctactctccactcccactctccctccactTTACCCCCAACCCCTACTCTggccccacccccccactcccttcccctgctccccCACTCTCTTCCCCTACTCCTACTCTGCTACCCTCCTGctcactcctgcctcctgctcaCTCCCACCCGGCAGGTTGCTGGAGCTGTCTCCTCCCTCTTCATCCTCATTATCATTGTCAAACTTGGGGAACTCTTCCAAGACCTGCCTAAGGtgagcccccacctccacccctaccCAGCTGGGTTTGAGGGCCTTGGCCAGGCCAGGGGCTCAGATCAGTCAGTCACATCCCAGGTGAGGGGCAGGGATACAAGGTCATGCCATTTTTCAAGGTTGAGACCTTTGGGGTGAGATTTGGAGTTGAGAGTCAGGGGTTAGGACCTTTCAGCATCAGATCCAAGTTGTTAGGTTCACGGGCTGGGTGGTGGTTAGCGTCATTTAGGGTTATGCCCAGGTGCTTGGGGTCAGTCTTGTTCATGCCCAGGTGGCTGGGGTTGTCAGTATCTGGGCAGCTCTCAGCAGCCCCTGGTGACACTGTCCCCATGGCAGGCAGTCCTGGCAGCCGCCATTATCGTGAACTTGAAGGGCATGTTGATGCAGTTCACAGACATATGCTCCCTCTGGAAGGCAAATCGAATGGATCTGGTGAGAGGCCTGGGATCCCAGGGGTGGGATTGGGGCCTTCAGCTCCAACAGCCCCTCTAGACCCTGCTGACCACTGCCCTTCTGTTTTTAGCTCATCTGGCTGGTGACCTTTGTGGCCACCATCCTGCTGAACCTGGACCTTGGCCTAGCAGCTGCGGTGGCCTTCTCCCTGCTGCTTGTGGTGTTCCGCACGCAGCTGTGAGTCAACCCTTTTGGTCCCCCCAATTCCAGCTGGTGAGGGAGTGACATTCCACACTGGCTCCCCCAGGTTTCCCATGTCTCAAGGACAGCCCCAGGCTCCTTAGTACCCCCTCATTGTCcttttctctgccctctctcctcacaCTCACTGTTCTTCACAGGCCTCACTATTCTATCCTGGGGCAGGTGCCAGACACGGACATTTACAGAGATGTGGCAGAGTACTCAGAGGTGTGTGGGGGTGCTAAGCAGGAGGAAGGCCTGGGTGGGGTGGAACAGAGCCAGAATGGACTTTTATCAGTCCCTTCCACACCTGGCAAGGACACTGGGGGCTGAGGGCACTTTGGTCCTTGTAATTTCAAGGGAAGAATTTGGATCTATGACCCCCAGTTAGAGTATAAGGGACTAGGAGGGGCCCGAGAAAGAGTG is from Equus przewalskii isolate Varuska chromosome 15, EquPr2, whole genome shotgun sequence and encodes:
- the SLC26A6 gene encoding solute carrier family 26 member 6 isoform X15 codes for the protein MEPSEASGQRDTQALLSTTQEMELRRRDYHVERPLLNQKQLEELGRWSSVTGTHQWRTWLQCSHARARALLLQYLPVLAWLPRYPVRDWLLGDLLSGLSVAIMQLPQGLAYALLAGLPPVFGLYSSFYPVFIYFLFGTSRHISVGTFAVMSVMVGSVTESLAPDEDFLQDLNSTVNETARDAARVQLASALSVLVGLFQTLLEVCWKLPQSVVGTMVTALVAGVVLVVVKLLNDKLQQHLPLPIPGELLTLIGATGISYGVGLKHRFGVDVVGDIPAGLIPPVAPNSQLFAKLVGNAFAIAVVGFAIAISLGKIFALRHGYRVDSNQELVALGLSNLIGGVFQCFPVSCSMSRSLVQESTGGNTQVAGAVSSLFILIIIVKLGELFQDLPKAVLAAAIIVNLKGMLMQFTDICSLWKANRMDLLIWLVTFVATILLNLDLGLAAAVAFSLLLVVFRTQLPHYSILGQVPDTDIYRDVAEYSEAREVPGVKVFRSSATVYFANAELYSDTLKQKCGIDVDRLISRKKKLLKKKELKLKRLLKEEKLQRQAAASKGTSVSINANTSIRDIESNNMEGSKAKVSAGKELEDTAASGQEDAKAPDGSTLKALGLPQPDFHSLVLDLGALSFVDTVCLKSLKNIFRDFREIEVEVYMAACHTPVVTQLEAGHFFDASITKQHLFASVHDAVVFALQHPRSGPVSPVSVTQL
- the SLC26A6 gene encoding solute carrier family 26 member 6 isoform X27: MEPSEASGQRDTQALLSTTQEMELRRRDYHVERPLLNQKQLEELGRWSSVTGTHQWRTWLQCSHARARALLLQYLPVLAWLPRYPVRDWLLGDLLSGLSVAIMQLPQGLAYALLAGLPPVFGLYSSFYPVFIYFLFGTSRHISVGTFAVMSVMVGSVTESLAPDEDFLQDLNSTVNETARDAARVQLASALSVLVGLFQVGLGLVHFGFVVTYLSEPLVHGYTTAASVQVFISQLKYVFGLQLSSRSGPLSIIYTLLEVCWKLPQSVVGTMVTALVAGVVLVVVKLLNDKLQQHLPLPIPGELLTLIGATGISYGVGLKHRFGVDVVGDIPAGLIPPVAPNSQLFAKLVGNAFAIAVVGFAIAISLGKIFALRHGYRVDSNQELVALGLSNLIGGVFQCFPVSCSMSRSLVQESTGGNTQVAGAVSSLFILIIIVKLGELFQDLPKAVLAAAIIVNLKGMLMQFTDICSLWKANRMDLLIWLVTFVATILLNLDLGLAAAVAFSLLLVVFRTQLPHYSILGQVPDTDIYRDVAEYSEAREVPGVKVFRSSATVYFANAELYSDTLKQKCGIDVDRLISRKKKLLKKKELKLKRLLKEEKLQRQAGPLEPAAASKGTSVSINANTSIRDIESNNMEGSKAKCVWLHSR
- the SLC26A6 gene encoding solute carrier family 26 member 6 isoform X14 translates to MEPSEASGQRDTQALLSTTQEMELRRRDYHVERPLLNQKQLEELGRWSSVTGTHQWRTWLQCSHARARALLLQYLPVLAWLPRYPVRDWLLGDLLSGLSVAIMQLPQGLAYALLAGLPPVFGLYSSFYPVFIYFLFGTSRHISVGTFAVMSVMVGSVTESLAPDEDFLQDLNSTVNETARDAARVQLASALSVLVGLFQTLLEVCWKLPQSVVGTMVTALVAGVVLVVVKLLNDKLQQHLPLPIPGELLTLIGATGISYGVGLKHRFGVDVVGDIPAGLIPPVAPNSQLFAKLVGNAFAIAVVGFAIAISLGKIFALRHGYRVDSNQELVALGLSNLIGGVFQCFPVSCSMSRSLVQESTGGNTQVAGAVSSLFILIIIVKLGELFQDLPKAVLAAAIIVNLKGMLMQFTDICSLWKANRMDLLIWLVTFVATILLNLDLGLAAAVAFSLLLVVFRTQLPHYSILGQVPDTDIYRDVAEYSEAREVPGVKVFRSSATVYFANAELYSDTLKQKCGIDVDRLISRKKKLLKKKELKLKRLLKEEKLQRQAAASKGTSVSINANTSIRDIESNNMEGSKAKQVSAGKELEDTAASGQEDAKAPDGSTLKALGLPQPDFHSLVLDLGALSFVDTVCLKSLKNIFRDFREIEVEVYMAACHTPVVTQLEAGHFFDASITKQHLFASVHDAVVFALQHPRSGPVSPVSVTQL
- the SLC26A6 gene encoding solute carrier family 26 member 6 isoform X11, encoding MEPSEASGQRDTQALLSTTQEMELRRRDYHVERPLLNQKQLEELGRWSSVTGTHQWRTWLQCSHARARALLLQYLPVLAWLPRYPVRDWLLGDLLSGLSVAIMQLPQGTFAVMSVMVGSVTESLAPDEDFLQDLNSTVNETARDAARVQLASALSVLVGLFQVGLGLVHFGFVVTYLSEPLVHGYTTAASVQVFISQLKYVFGLQLSSRSGPLSIIYTLLEVCWKLPQSVVGTMVTALVAGVVLVVVKLLNDKLQQHLPLPIPGELLTLIGATGISYGVGLKHRFGVDVVGDIPAGLIPPVAPNSQLFAKLVGNAFAIAVVGFAIAISLGKIFALRHGYRVDSNQELVALGLSNLIGGVFQCFPVSCSMSRSLVQESTGGNTQVAGAVSSLFILIIIVKLGELFQDLPKAVLAAAIIVNLKGMLMQFTDICSLWKANRMDLLIWLVTFVATILLNLDLGLAAAVAFSLLLVVFRTQLPHYSILGQVPDTDIYRDVAEYSEAREVPGVKVFRSSATVYFANAELYSDTLKQKCGIDVDRLISRKKKLLKKKELKLKRLLKEEKLQRQAAASKGTSVSINANTSIRDIESNNMEGSKAKVSAGKELEDTAASGQEDAKAPDGSTLKALGLPQPDFHSLVLDLGALSFVDTVCLKSLKNIFRDFREIEVEVYMAACHTPVVTQLEAGHFFDASITKQHLFASVHDAVVFALQHPRSGPVSPVSVTQL